The proteins below are encoded in one region of Amorphus orientalis:
- a CDS encoding DUF3772 domain-containing protein, producing MRSSLRSLSGLFLVCAVLGSWSVAALAQGSSPVTQAPDQVPQVLSPLNQSEPSGQADQAAETGDAGNGTTTPATPHPGTQGGEPVAPANVDPADQALVDSWRTQLDQIGSSLNNSNLSDEALVDLRRTAATLRDQITPLIDRLQPRANALQARLDELNLPAEQSALEPETLRNEREAQTRLLVALEAILKQAYATRLRADELIATIEDRRRQQFAERIGERRRSMLDLTLWQDIIVETPRALTSLRYLFEDWKGLVQARSGWQLALASTGLLIFAIVLAWPVRRYLYRITNRDPTLTSVSKLSMATHAAAIASVNFGVVVAVMLALFAMLEGFQMSAQRIDQMLLAALQSLALFAAIRGLAVAIVAPNRPAWRFLPVADSFAEKIMHWVILYGSVFTLGHFMVAMSNVLALPLPVVQGVQGLFAVLTAAASMGTLHAIARGLNHDSESPDGGSIAVWRWLLPPAWLTAIVALLAPFGGYLTLGWFLVGQVVWIALVLSILYLALVLVDEFLTAAFRPGTAIGGVLLRNLRLRPATIEQIGAILSGIGRLLMIATAGALLLTPFGVTGADLIGTFRRSVTGLSIGSVTISPAAIVTALLVFAIGMVATRALQRWLDTRFLPHTRMDVGLKTSVRTGLGYLGVIMAGVIAFSVAGFNLQNVAIIAGALSVGVGFGLQSIVNNFVSGLILLAERPIKAGDWIVVGAEQGYVKRINVRSTEIETFDRSTVIVPNSDLISGVVKNWMHTDTSGRVIIDVRVPFDSDPDKVHDLLLEVAETHPNVLAYPEAKVYLSNFGESALEFQIFCYLGNVDYMLSAKSELRMAAFRTLRENGIEIPYTRRDLHILDLETLKHLMKPEDADAEEDEPPRQSRPRKRRRKPRQTPPDSSQPAEPLDLPDGDGDGGGDAV from the coding sequence CGCAGCCTGTCGGGCCTTTTCCTCGTCTGCGCGGTGCTCGGGTCGTGGTCCGTCGCCGCACTCGCCCAGGGCAGTTCGCCGGTAACCCAGGCGCCCGACCAGGTGCCCCAGGTCCTCTCGCCGCTCAACCAGTCCGAGCCATCGGGCCAGGCCGACCAGGCGGCGGAGACCGGGGACGCCGGGAACGGCACGACGACGCCGGCCACGCCCCATCCCGGCACCCAGGGCGGCGAGCCGGTCGCTCCCGCAAATGTCGATCCGGCCGACCAGGCCCTGGTCGACAGCTGGCGCACGCAGCTCGACCAGATCGGCTCGAGCCTTAACAACAGCAATCTCAGCGACGAGGCGCTCGTCGACCTGCGCCGGACAGCAGCCACCCTGCGCGACCAGATCACCCCGCTGATAGACAGGCTGCAGCCGCGGGCGAACGCCCTGCAGGCGCGGCTGGACGAACTCAACCTGCCGGCGGAGCAGAGCGCCCTGGAGCCGGAGACGCTGCGCAACGAACGCGAAGCCCAGACCCGTCTCCTGGTCGCTCTCGAGGCGATCCTGAAGCAGGCCTATGCGACGCGGCTGCGCGCGGACGAACTGATTGCGACGATCGAGGACCGCCGCCGCCAGCAGTTCGCCGAACGCATCGGCGAACGGCGCCGCAGCATGCTGGACCTCACGCTCTGGCAGGACATCATCGTCGAGACCCCACGCGCGCTGACGAGCCTGAGATATCTGTTCGAAGACTGGAAAGGCCTGGTTCAGGCCCGCAGCGGCTGGCAGCTGGCACTGGCGTCGACCGGCCTTCTGATCTTCGCCATCGTCCTTGCCTGGCCGGTGCGCCGCTACCTCTACCGGATCACCAACCGGGATCCCACGCTGACCAGCGTCTCCAAGCTGTCCATGGCCACCCATGCGGCCGCGATCGCCTCGGTCAATTTCGGCGTCGTGGTGGCCGTGATGCTCGCCCTGTTCGCGATGCTGGAAGGCTTCCAGATGTCGGCCCAGCGCATCGACCAGATGCTGCTTGCCGCGCTTCAGTCGCTTGCGTTGTTCGCGGCGATCCGGGGATTGGCGGTGGCGATCGTGGCCCCGAACCGGCCGGCATGGCGCTTCCTGCCGGTGGCGGATTCGTTCGCCGAGAAGATCATGCACTGGGTGATCCTCTACGGCAGCGTGTTCACGCTCGGCCATTTCATGGTCGCGATGTCCAACGTGCTGGCGCTGCCGCTGCCGGTGGTGCAGGGCGTGCAGGGTCTGTTCGCGGTGCTCACGGCAGCCGCGTCGATGGGCACGCTCCATGCCATCGCGCGCGGTCTGAACCACGATTCCGAAAGCCCGGACGGCGGGTCGATCGCGGTCTGGCGCTGGCTGCTTCCGCCGGCCTGGCTGACGGCGATCGTAGCGCTCCTCGCGCCGTTCGGCGGATACCTGACACTCGGCTGGTTCCTGGTCGGCCAGGTGGTCTGGATCGCGCTCGTCCTCAGCATCCTCTATCTCGCACTGGTCCTCGTTGACGAATTCCTGACGGCGGCATTCCGGCCGGGCACGGCAATCGGCGGCGTCCTGCTGCGCAACCTGCGGCTCAGGCCGGCAACAATCGAGCAGATCGGCGCGATCCTGTCGGGCATCGGCCGCCTCCTGATGATCGCCACCGCGGGGGCACTGCTGCTGACCCCGTTCGGCGTGACGGGCGCCGACCTGATCGGAACCTTCCGGCGCTCCGTCACCGGGCTCAGCATCGGCTCCGTCACCATCTCGCCGGCGGCGATCGTCACGGCGCTCCTGGTGTTCGCGATCGGAATGGTCGCCACCCGCGCCCTGCAGCGATGGCTCGACACGCGCTTCCTGCCGCACACCCGCATGGATGTCGGCCTGAAGACCTCCGTGCGCACGGGTCTCGGCTATCTCGGCGTGATCATGGCCGGCGTGATCGCCTTCTCGGTTGCCGGCTTCAACCTGCAGAACGTCGCGATCATCGCCGGTGCGCTTTCCGTCGGTGTCGGTTTCGGCCTGCAGTCCATCGTCAACAACTTCGTCTCCGGCCTGATCCTTCTGGCCGAACGCCCGATCAAGGCCGGCGACTGGATCGTCGTCGGCGCCGAACAGGGCTACGTGAAGCGCATCAACGTGCGCTCGACCGAGATCGAGACCTTCGACCGGTCGACGGTGATCGTCCCGAACTCCGACCTGATCTCCGGCGTCGTGAAGAACTGGATGCACACCGACACGTCGGGGCGCGTCATCATCGACGTCCGGGTGCCGTTCGATTCCGATCCCGACAAGGTCCACGACCTGCTGCTGGAGGTGGCCGAGACCCATCCGAATGTGCTGGCCTACCCGGAGGCCAAGGTTTACCTGTCCAATTTCGGCGAGTCCGCGCTGGAGTTCCAGATCTTCTGCTATCTCGGCAACGTGGACTACATGCTGAGCGCCAAGTCGGAACTGAGGATGGCCGCCTTCCGCACGCTCAGGGAAAACGGCATCGAGATCCCCTACACAAGGCGGGATCTGCACATACTCGATCTGGAGACGCTGAAGCACCTCATGAAGCCCGAGGACGCCGACGCGGAGGAGGACGAGCCGCCGCGTCAATCGCGCCCGCGCAAGCGCCGCCGCAAGCCGCGCCAGACGCCGCCCGACAGCAGCCAGCCGGCCGAGCCGCTGGACCTGCCCGACGGGGACGGAGATGGCGGCGGCGACGCCGTGTAG
- a CDS encoding AMP-binding protein — MTLLPNAPDYDTLVARFRWQVPEAYNIAEDVCDQWAASEPDRTALIEVGADGSQRKVSYLTLMRLSNRLANGLAASGVGAGDRVAVFLPQGLEVAVSHIAIYKLGAIALPLANVFGPEAISFRLANAGVRAIVTDGFGAAKVETIREGLPDLALVISTDGAGPGNAIDFAALVDQASDRFATAGTSADDPAMMIYTSGTTGPPKGALHGHRVLLGHIPGVQMHHDFLPRPGDRLWTPADWAWAGGLLNVLLPALKLGVPVIARRFDRFDPDEAWRLMVDAEIRNAFIPPTALRMLKAGSRPPEALNLRSVGSGGEALGQSTFDWGHEALGLTINEFYGQTECNLVLSSCAALGINRAGAIGRAVPGHRVAIVDDDGTELPPGSQGTIAVQAPDPVMFLSYWGSPEATRDKFRGDWLLTGDQGVMDKDGYVRFVGRDDDVITSSGYRIGPGEIEDCLIGHPAVSLAAVVGKPDPVRTEIVKAFVQLRPGMTADETLVTDIQTFVRERLSAHEYPREIEFVDEMPLTTTGKVIRRAFRDRVRSPGTDDGGGDG; from the coding sequence GTGACCCTTCTCCCGAACGCGCCGGACTATGACACGCTGGTAGCCCGCTTCCGGTGGCAGGTGCCTGAGGCCTACAACATCGCGGAGGACGTCTGCGACCAGTGGGCGGCCTCCGAGCCCGACCGGACCGCCCTGATCGAGGTCGGCGCCGACGGGTCGCAGCGCAAGGTGTCCTATCTCACCCTGATGCGGCTTTCGAACCGGCTGGCGAACGGTCTCGCCGCCAGCGGCGTGGGAGCGGGCGACCGGGTGGCGGTGTTTCTGCCTCAGGGCCTTGAGGTCGCCGTCAGCCACATCGCCATTTACAAGCTCGGTGCGATCGCGCTGCCGCTGGCCAACGTCTTCGGGCCGGAGGCTATCTCCTTCCGGCTGGCGAACGCCGGCGTCCGGGCAATCGTCACCGACGGCTTCGGGGCGGCGAAGGTCGAGACCATTCGGGAGGGACTGCCGGATCTGGCGCTGGTGATCTCCACCGACGGTGCCGGGCCGGGCAACGCCATCGACTTTGCCGCACTCGTGGATCAGGCCTCGGACCGGTTCGCGACCGCCGGGACCTCGGCCGACGATCCGGCCATGATGATCTACACCTCCGGCACCACCGGTCCGCCGAAGGGCGCCCTGCACGGCCACCGCGTCCTGCTCGGCCACATCCCGGGCGTGCAGATGCACCACGATTTCCTGCCCCGGCCCGGCGACCGTCTGTGGACGCCGGCCGACTGGGCGTGGGCCGGTGGCCTGCTCAACGTGCTGCTGCCCGCCCTGAAGCTCGGCGTTCCCGTGATCGCGCGGCGGTTCGACCGGTTCGATCCCGACGAGGCGTGGCGGCTGATGGTGGATGCGGAGATCCGCAACGCCTTCATTCCGCCGACGGCCCTGCGCATGCTGAAGGCCGGCTCCAGGCCGCCGGAGGCGCTCAATCTCAGGTCCGTCGGGTCCGGCGGCGAGGCCCTCGGCCAGAGCACCTTCGACTGGGGTCACGAGGCCCTCGGGCTCACCATCAACGAGTTCTACGGCCAGACCGAATGCAATCTCGTTCTGTCGTCCTGCGCAGCACTCGGGATCAATCGGGCCGGCGCGATCGGACGGGCCGTTCCCGGCCACCGGGTCGCCATCGTCGACGACGACGGGACCGAACTTCCCCCAGGCAGCCAGGGGACCATCGCGGTTCAGGCGCCGGATCCGGTGATGTTCCTCTCCTACTGGGGCAGTCCCGAGGCAACCCGCGACAAGTTCCGCGGCGACTGGCTGCTCACCGGCGACCAGGGCGTGATGGACAAAGACGGCTATGTCCGCTTCGTCGGCCGCGACGACGACGTGATCACCTCATCGGGCTACCGGATCGGACCGGGCGAGATCGAGGACTGCCTGATCGGCCATCCCGCCGTGTCGCTTGCCGCCGTGGTCGGCAAGCCGGACCCGGTCCGCACGGAGATCGTGAAGGCCTTCGTCCAGCTCCGACCGGGCATGACCGCCGACGAGACGCTCGTCACCGACATCCAGACCTTCGTGCGCGAGCGGCTGTCGGCGCACGAATATCCCCGCGAGATCGAATTCGTCGACGAGATGCCCCTGACCACCACGGGCAAGGTCATCCGCCGCGCCTTCCGCGATCGGGTCCGGTCTCCCGGCACCGATGACGGCGGCGGCGACGGCTGA
- a CDS encoding CAP domain-containing protein, translated as MNFGRACRLLIAATGVALLAACAQPPEKPAFYRDLGTSTAQVDAASALGLINSYRTNNGLAPLTLDPALSAIAQDQADLLAERDSIQLSLAGERAIDARLKAAGYSAASSVESVSAGYRTVAEAFSGWRELKSHNANMLNPEATRFGIATAYAPASKYKVFWAAIFAGPPAAQQ; from the coding sequence ATGAATTTCGGCCGCGCCTGCCGTCTTCTGATCGCCGCCACCGGCGTCGCCCTTCTGGCGGCCTGCGCGCAGCCGCCCGAAAAGCCGGCCTTCTATCGCGACCTGGGCACGTCGACCGCCCAGGTGGACGCCGCCTCGGCGCTCGGGCTGATCAACAGCTACCGCACCAACAACGGCCTGGCGCCGCTGACCCTCGATCCGGCCCTCAGCGCGATCGCCCAGGACCAGGCCGACCTTCTGGCCGAGCGCGATAGCATCCAGCTGTCCCTCGCCGGCGAGCGGGCGATCGACGCCCGGCTGAAGGCGGCCGGCTACAGCGCCGCCTCGTCGGTGGAAAGTGTCAGCGCCGGCTACCGGACGGTCGCCGAAGCCTTCTCCGGCTGGCGCGAACTCAAGTCCCACAACGCCAACATGCTGAACCCCGAGGCGACCCGGTTCGGCATCGCCACCGCCTATGCGCCGGCCAGCAAGTACAAGGTCTTCTGGGCGGCGATCTTCGCCGGCCCGCCGGCCGCGCAGCAATAG